CTGCGGCGTGCTACACCACCTGCCGGACCCCGACGCAGGGTTTTCCCAGCTCCGCGCGGCTCTCGCACCCGGAGGCGGCATGGGCTTCATGGTGTATGCCCCTTATGGCCGGTCGGGGGTGTATCCTCTGCAAGGGGCCTTTGGCGCACTGTATGCGGATCTTGCCCCTAAGGACCGCATCAAGGCGGCGCGCAAGCTCTTTGACCGCCTGCCCGAGGGGCATCCGTTCAAATCGAACCCCAATCTGAATGATCACGAGGCCGGGGATGCGGGGTTTTATGACCTACTTTTGCACAGCCAGGACCGCGCCTATGACGTGACAACCTTATGTGCCACGTTAGAGCGCACAGGCTGGGCACTATCGGGGTTTGTGCAGTCTGTCTATTATGATCTCGCCCGGTTCACAGAGCCGCCCGAGGGCATGGATGCCATGACCCAAATGGCGGTGGCCGAAAAGCTCAACGGCACGATCCGCACCCATACCGCCTATGCGGTCGCAGCAGATACAGCCCCTCAAATCGCCCAAAGCACGAACCGCAAACTTGTTCCCCATATCAAAGGGATACAAGCCAAAGCTCTGGCACAAGCCGTGCTTCAGGGCCAAAGCCCGAAACTGGGCGATGCGACGCTGTCCGAAACCCTGTCCCTGCCCAAAGAAGCCGGGGCGCTGTTGATGGCGATTGACGGGCGCAGATCGCTGCAAGAGATTGCCGCGCTCACAAAACAGGACCCATTGGCCTTTGGCGCGCTCTGGAGCCAGGTGGACCGCAAGCTCACGCCCTGGGGGCTGCTGGTCTATTCCAGCGTGCTGCGCTGAGAGATGTGCGGTCGGTTTGCCCTGACCTTGCCGCCAGACGCGATGGCGCAGCTCTTTGCTGCGCGCCCCGCGAATGATGTGCCGGGCGTGCCCAACTTTAACATTTGCCCCACCAACGCGGTGCATGTGGTCACCTCGCAGGACGGTCAGCGGCAACTCCGCGCGATGCGGTGGGGGTTCCTACCCCATTGGTACAAAAGCCCAACCGACGGGCCATTGCTGATCAATGCGCGCAGCGAAACGATTGCTGAAAAGCCTGCTTTCCGTAGAGCCGCGCGAGGGCGGCGCTGCCTGATCCCCGCAACCGGTTTTTACGAATGGACCAAGGACGCCGAAGGCAAACGTTTGCCGTGGTACATTGCGCCGACGCAAAGCTCAATGCTCGCCTTTGCAGGGGTCTGGCAGGATTGGGCGCAGGGGGATGAAGCCTTTACCACCTGTGCCATTGTCACAACGGCGGCCAATCCCCGGATGCAGGCGATCCATCACCGGATGCCGGTTATTTTGGGTGAGGGCGACTGGGCTCTGTGGCTGGGTGAAGCCGGGCATGGGGCGGCCACCCTGATGAAAGCGGCCCCGGAAGAGGCTTTGCGGTTTCACCGGGTGGACCCAAAGGTGAACTCCAACCGCGCCAGCGGACCGGATTTGATTGAGCCCTTCGAAGCCTAACCGAGGCAGACAGGTTTAGGCCGCCATGAGTCGCGCCATATCCAGCATCCGGCAGGAAAAGCCCCATTCGTTGTCGTACCAGCCGAAAACGCGAAGCAGGCCGCCGGTGGACACGGATGTCTCTGGCCCGACGATCACGATGGATTCAGGCCGCATACGCAGATCGGCACTGACCAAAGGCTGTTCGGTCCACCCGAAGACACCCCCCTGACGCACAGCGTTTTGCAACACGGCGTTCACTGAGGCCGCATTGACGGCTGTGTTGGTCTGCACTGTCAGATCAATGCAGGACACGCTGGCGGTGGGCACGCGGATCGCGCGCGCCTCGATCCGGCCCTTGAGATGTGGCAGCACGAGACCTGTCTGATGCTGAGCGCTTGTGGTCGTGGGTACCATCGAGAGCGCGGCGGCCCGGCTGCGCTCGGGCGCGGCACGCGGTTTGTCGACGGTGGGCTGGCTTCCGGTGTAGCAATGCACTGTGGTCATCTGCCCGCTGATCAGGCCAAAGGCATCGTCCAGCAGGCGCGCAAGCGGGGCGAGTGCGTTGGTGGTGCAGGACGCATTGGAAACGATGGTCTGATTGCCCAGCGCCGCCTCATTGGCGCCCATCACGATGGTGATATCGGCCTCTGCCGAAGGGCCAGAGACCAGAACCTTGCTGGCTCCAGCCACAAGCCCCCGTTCAGCAACGGCGCGCGTCCCGCCCATACCGGTGCATTCCAGCACGATATCGACCTCGCTTAGGTCCAGGGCGCTCAGATCCGGCTCTGACGTAAACGGGATTTGCCGCGCACCGATCTGCAGCACGCCGTTCCCACCCTCTACCGGTTCAGGCCAGGGTCCGAACACGCTGTCATATTGAAAAAGGTAGGCACAGGTCTCGATAGGTTCGATGTCGTTGATGCAGATGAGCTCGATATCCGGCGCATCTCGCAACAGAATGCGCAGGAGCGTGCGACCGATGCGGCCAAATCCGTTTATGGCGACGCGGATGGGACGGGTGGACATGGGTGGCCTCCTGCAAATGGGTCAGTGATGTTGACTTTATGGCTTGCGGCAGGCTTGACCAGCCATGAAATATAATTTGATCAAATTATTTTGGAGCCGCACGTCCCGCCTCGGCCTCCAGCGCGGGATAGCGCAGACCGAGCGTGAGCCCGCGCGCCACAAAGCTGATGAGCAAGGCAATCCAAAGACCATGGTTGCCGTAATCCGGCACAAGCAGCATCGCCGCAATCACGTAGACCACAAGGCTGATCGCCATCATGTTGCGCATATCCTGCGCGCGTGTTGCGCCAATGAAGATGCCATCGAGCATCCAGGCGGCGATGCCCGTGATCGGGGCAAGGATCATGTAAATAAGATAAATGCGCGCTTCGCTGCGCACCTCACCTGAGGTGGTCATCAGATCAATAATCGCACCGCCAAAGAGCGCAAAGCTGAGCGTGAGGCCGGTGGTGATGATTACGCCCCAAAGGCTGGAGAGCACGGCGCTGCGCCGCAGATCGGCGCGATTGCGTT
This DNA window, taken from Roseovarius sp. S88, encodes the following:
- a CDS encoding SOS response-associated peptidase, coding for MCGRFALTLPPDAMAQLFAARPANDVPGVPNFNICPTNAVHVVTSQDGQRQLRAMRWGFLPHWYKSPTDGPLLINARSETIAEKPAFRRAARGRRCLIPATGFYEWTKDAEGKRLPWYIAPTQSSMLAFAGVWQDWAQGDEAFTTCAIVTTAANPRMQAIHHRMPVILGEGDWALWLGEAGHGAATLMKAAPEEALRFHRVDPKVNSNRASGPDLIEPFEA
- a CDS encoding class I SAM-dependent methyltransferase — its product is MSKVRDQYEAFPYPERDPRDEKKRLILGSPSLPQEIDHFIFGGQRDWSKPLRILVAGGGTGDGLIQLTTLLTQYKRPFEATYIDLSKASRDVAEARAKIRKLNNITFITGSLLDAPKYGPFDYIDCCGVLHHLPDPDAGFSQLRAALAPGGGMGFMVYAPYGRSGVYPLQGAFGALYADLAPKDRIKAARKLFDRLPEGHPFKSNPNLNDHEAGDAGFYDLLLHSQDRAYDVTTLCATLERTGWALSGFVQSVYYDLARFTEPPEGMDAMTQMAVAEKLNGTIRTHTAYAVAADTAPQIAQSTNRKLVPHIKGIQAKALAQAVLQGQSPKLGDATLSETLSLPKEAGALLMAIDGRRSLQEIAALTKQDPLAFGALWSQVDRKLTPWGLLVYSSVLR
- a CDS encoding type I glyceraldehyde-3-phosphate dehydrogenase, with protein sequence MSTRPIRVAINGFGRIGRTLLRILLRDAPDIELICINDIEPIETCAYLFQYDSVFGPWPEPVEGGNGVLQIGARQIPFTSEPDLSALDLSEVDIVLECTGMGGTRAVAERGLVAGASKVLVSGPSAEADITIVMGANEAALGNQTIVSNASCTTNALAPLARLLDDAFGLISGQMTTVHCYTGSQPTVDKPRAAPERSRAAALSMVPTTTSAQHQTGLVLPHLKGRIEARAIRVPTASVSCIDLTVQTNTAVNAASVNAVLQNAVRQGGVFGWTEQPLVSADLRMRPESIVIVGPETSVSTGGLLRVFGWYDNEWGFSCRMLDMARLMAA